The DNA window ATTTGTTTGATGTATGCTGTTTCTTCATATCTTTATGAATGTTTCTTTACAGGAGGTTGGGTATACTGATAATGATGTTTTCATCAAACGAATAGTTGCCAGGGAGGGAGATGTTGTTGAGGTTTGTTTTAAACTCAGAAACGTTCTTTTCAtgtgtattattttatatcttttagtctttacttaatttaatttatttctgtCTATGAATTCTTTTCTGCAGTCTTTTGTTTCATtacagcagaaaaaaaatctttgaaaATTTTAGGTAGTTCAAGGAGTGTACTAAAACTGGGAAAAGTTTACTTCATATCGCTTAAGCATAAGGGAAATCAGCACGCCTGAATATGTCGTTGCAAAACAGATTTGTGATCGTTCGATCTCCGTGTGCTCACTGTGTGACATATTGCTATGTGCTGCTTGGTGGCCTCTTTCACAAATGTCATGATGGAACTCCACATCAGCTGCAGCAGGCTCAATGGCAAGGCCCTCTATGGCCTTGCCACCCAACTCCACAGCCAAATTGCAGTTCCACTTTGGGAATTCTTGCTTCATCATCTTGCACATCAGGAATGGCATTAATGTTTCTCTTTGAGATGTGGATGCTGGAGCAGTAACACTGGCAGTGTCTAGGGCGGTGATGCTTTCAGTTATGACgagtattatatattgttCTTGTATGTTAGCCTACAATGAGTCAGAggtcttatatttttcagtgttaGCCCTGGCTGCCATTTTCTGCCCTCTTCTCCTGCATTAAGTTCTCCAGCACTGTTCTTCCTTATCAGTTAATTGTTTTGAGCTAGAGTTCAAGAAATAATAACATGTGCTCAATTATTAGTTTTggtgtttttatttgaaacacTCAGACTCAAACAACAAAttacttattttcttttcttgctaTATTGCAGGTTCATAAAGGAAAGCTAgttgtgaatggtgaagttagaAATGAAGAGTTTATTCTTGAGCCACCTTCTTATGACATGAACCCAGTGGTAAGTTATAGCTTAGTCATCCTTGAATACTACATGAGATCAATAATGTGAAACTGGCCAAATTTAGTTTGAACCCCACTACCCAGGTAAACGAGATGTGCATTTGAGGGAATTAACCCTTGGTTAACAGTTCTGCAAGAAAGGATTAAGAAAACACAaatgttttattgtttatacccTAGGACGTTATGTGTAAAGGCTAATATTAGTTGGTATTGATTGACTGACTAACACTGCCATATGTGGATGTGTCAGTGGGATGAATTAAGACATTTGGAGGAGCAATGTCCAACTGGTAGAATGACCAGCTTGTAGCCACCTTGAGTAGATTCATTACTCCGACCATCTTTTGAGTGCTTTATCTGCCTTAATTATTGATGTATAGTCTGACAAATCACATAAAAAACTTGCATTTTGTTAATTCTCTGTTACATGAAACTATGTGTAGTTTACCTCCAACTAAACTGAAGGCATAAAGATAATACTATAAAACATCTCATTAACAGTGCTCACCCAGCCACACATAGTAGGTGTATATGGTTGGTTGCCTCTATGCCCAGATGCATTATCATGCATGGTCCCTTGTGTAGTTTGCATGTTCTGTGCTTCATGCTTGATTTATGTTTCAATCTTTGTAGAAGAAAAAGTACATGATTCTTTTCTGgggttatatatattttttgtttagccTACGACCCTATCTTGATACTATGTTTTCATGGCAGCAAGTACCTGAGAATTCAGTTTTTGTAATGGGAGATAACCGAAACAACAGTTACGATTCACATGTGTGGTAATGCTGTGTCTGCTGATTTTCTCTTGTTATTAACTTGTTTTGAATCTGAATTGAATTGGGATGTACAATACTGCTGTTATTTTCCTCAGGGGCCCTCTTCCTTCTAAGAACATATTGGGGAGATCCATTTTCCGGTATTGGCCTCCTGGCCGAATAGGGAGCACTACCACTACTTGCCTCATCCCCGAGACAAGTTCAAGTTCAGACTCGATTATTGATGTCAAATTGGCAAAGTAGAAGCTCAACAATTGATCATTGCAGTGTGAAGTTTAAGCTTCACAGGATCTCCTATTCTTTATTATTCTTCTCTTCTATAAAGTTAGGGGAATATTTGACAGCAGGTCACCTAGAAATCAGAACCTTGATTTCACCATGTACGATAGCAGCCAGCACGAGCAGAGAAACCATTTTGTTTCAAGGTTTCTACTAGCTTTGGCCCCTTCTTGTATATTAAGAACCTGTAAGGATGTTGGCTTAGTGCTTCGGTACAAATGATTCTTCTGTTGTATTTCCCATTTTGTGGCACCCCGCGTGCATCATCTCCATGGTCTAGTAAGGGAGCTACAGTGCTGGACACAAGATGTAACCCAATTCATCCGGCATGTCACCTGATTGCCTTGCATATTTGTTGCTAATGCTGACTGATTTATGAGAATTCAAGTTCTGCCAACTTGTGCCCTGTATGAACCATTGCTCCCCCACAGAACCAAGTGTCCTCATGGTCATGGATGGCATATACCCTCTCcgtaatgtaagatatttgactttgttgcttgtaatgtttgaccatttgtcttatttaagaaaaatatggaaatattatttattttgcttgtgatttactttattgtcaaaagaactttaagcatgacttgtcatttttatattcgtattaatttttttaataagacaaatggtcaaatgttgtaacaaaaaaatctaacatCATGTAGTAACTGttttaagttcaaatttggattttaaaatatcttgtCAGTAATACATTTTCTCAAACCATGATGATTGTATATGAACGgagatcctttttttttttaaaaaaagaatttcacacGGAAGAAATCCCGAATCTGTGCAATCCATCCACACGCATGCTGGCCTCACTTAACAGGGTAACGTATTCAGTGCACGTTCACGCAGAAGAGTAACAAGCAAATGCAACGCAAATTGGATCCACTGACCGAAATCGCCTTGGTTTAGTTGCGTTGGCATGGAagtaaacccaaatttagccAGATTCGATGCTGTATCAGCAACCATTGCTTGGTCGGTTTTGTTGCACGACGCACGTACCAAGAGTGAATAAACAGTCACTGCCACATGGGCACATGGCCGAGCAGCTAGCAGGATAACgtctcgtctcctcctccctttGGATCGCAGCAAACACATTATCTCTGACAAAACCAAAACCCTGAAAAAAGAATGGCCGTTTCGGTGGTGCTCCAATTGTAATTTCTACGTGCTGGTTGCTGAATCCGTGGGGGGAATGTATTTTCATCACTCCATTGTATATCCACTACCTTCTTCAATATCATATAagtagacatttttttttcttaaaatccTACCGTGAGATGAAAATCCATCTccacttttaatttttgatgTCTACCTAGATAACATGCAAGAAATGAGTAGACATGTAACCGAGAGATGAAAACTAATCTCTAATTAATGGTGACGAGGTCTTACTATCCTGCCTAAAAATTAAGATCGATGCTTGTAGATAAAGTGTGGCTGACAACTAGATAGTGCCTACTCATGATCTCAATCCTAGCAACGACTATGTCGATCGAGCCGATCAGTATTTTTCAAAAGCAGAATACGtatgaggtgattgtttgtcttattaaagAACAAAAAGCCAATTAAAcgtcatttgcaaataaaaaaattatagataaaaaattttatgtttttagtgatctaaaagtcaatgataaaaaataaacactaataaaaccctaaattctactcaaaatttaatactaaaagtttaaattttagcttataaatatgagCATAAGTATTGTAATGACGCAGGTATACTGCCTTTCGTACGTGTGCATCTTGTGCATCTTCCCCGCAAGTcatgcacatgcatgtgcGCGCCCGCGCGCCCAGCTTGTCTTCGTGGCTAACCTAGCTACGTCGCGGCGCGTGTGGCCGCCGTGGCATGGCTAGCTCGATCTAGCCCTAACGTTGCCGTTCCCGCTCGCCACACACCTTCGCCTTTCTCAATTCTGACTTCCTCCATCCTCGATCCGACCTATATATGCACCGCACGCGCCATGGTCTGCACCTCCAGTTCCACCATTCATTCGTTCCACCCATCTGCACATCTCGATCGAAGGCTCCAAAAGCTAGTtagcagccagccagccatggTGAAGCTGGCTGATCACatgcgcgcggcggcgagcgccgccgccgtcttctcAGCGctcgtggtggcggcggtgatggtcggcggcgcgggcgcgctggAGCCCGGCGGGTGGCTGAGGGCGCACGCGACGTTctacggcggcgcggacgcgtCGGGGACGATGGGCGGCGCGTGCGGGTACGGCAACCTGTACGCGCAGGGGTACGGcacgcggacggcggcgctcaGCACGGCGCTCTTCAACGGCGGGCTCGCCTGCGGCGAGTGCTACAAGCTCGTCTGCGACCGCAAGACGGACCGGACGTGGTGCAAGCCCGGCGTGTCCGTTACCATCACCGCCACCAACTTCTGCCCGCCCAACTGGAACCTCCCCAGCGACAACGGCGGCTGGTGCAACCCGCCGCGCCCCCACTTCGACATGGCCCAGCCGGCGTGGGAGAAGATCGGCATCTTCCGCGGCGGCATCATCCCCGTCATCTACCAAAGGTACtcaccaacaaaaaaatacaacatccacacattaatatatactccttccatatctttatttgacgccattgatttttagttGATCATTTTTGTTATTCAAAAAgtctatataattattaattattatatgatttcacttactactataaaaactttaattatgatttataacTTTGCATacgtgaataaaatttttaaataagacgaatgatataatatagatctaaaagtcaacgacaccGAGTGCGAAATAAACTGAAACGAGTATAATATAGTTCTTGATCAATTCGTAAAATTTATCCCAATGTTTTACATGTAGGGTTCCGTGCATGAAGAAAGGAGGGGTGCGGTTCACCATCAACGGGCACGACTACTTCCAGCTGGTGCTCCTGACCAACGTCGGGGCGGCCGGCTCGATCAGGGCCATGGACGTGAGGAGCTCGAGCTCGGCGGACTGGATGGCCATGGCGCACAACTGGGGCGCCCAGTGGCACTCGCTGGCCTACCTCACCGGCCAGGGCCTCTCCTTCCGGGTCACCATCACCGACGGCCAGACGCTCGTCTTCCCCGGCGTCGTCCGGCCGGGTTGGAGGTTCGGCCAGACGTTCGCCAGTAACCTCCAGTTCAAGTGACCGATCAACCGAATTGAAGCTCAGTTAAGCACAGCtgcttcatgcatgcatgtgtgaaGATTCATTTAGGCGTCCAGGGCTTTTTACCGTActtaaaaagtattttgaggtatcaaaaattttagcgtaaaaaTCTGGTACtttaagatactaaatttttacataaaaaatatgatacatttaaatattttttaaggatgttaaaaaagctctaatttatatatgcatgcatggggtTGATTTACTATGTtaattgttttgtaattaattgCCTACTTGAAACCGCCGTTTTCTTTGGGCTTGTATGTGTGATGTACATAAAGAGAGAGTTTTATTGATTCTTATGGAAGTATGATCACCATTCGAGTAAAGTATAGCTTTGGTGTTTAGTTGAGTAGACCATAATTAAGTTCGACGTCCTCGAGGAGATAACCAGGTTTCTTAGTGTTAATTTTGTAAGCAACACCTTCTGGCACTTACATATGTAACTCTTTGTTTCAAAATCCGTAAAATAGAAAACCTCAGATCAAAAAACCATCAAATTGAATGAATTGTTAGCGTAGGGGTTGtccttttggttttgaatgaaaaaaagtAAACCGACATATTTgccaataaaaaatcatttatgaataaaatttttatatacgtgtttttaacgatttaaaactaaaaaataaactacgattaaaaaaaatccgaaaATCAATCCTAAGTTTAacgttgaaaattcaaaatttgtcttATAACTCCAGCTGTAGTTAGATCGTGTACCGTTAGTAATTCTTGCATTGTCATTAGTTGTTAATCACTCCAGTTGTTACAGCCACGCGACGACTCGACATCTGTTAAGATATTTGCAACGGGAGGTATAACCTCTCAAGCTAGCTTGCGCAAAAGATATATTAGTTtggatcaaaaaaaaaaagatatattagTCAAAACGGTGAAGTATATAGGTTGAAGTTGAAGAGTAAGCGGTCAGACTCTGCAGCTCCAAGCAAGGTAAAGCGTTGAGAATTCGTTCGTTCCCCGGCTGCGTCATCGATCCGATCcgtcacatgcatgcatgcatgcgatcGAGAGAGGTTCGGTTTTTTCTCAGATTGAGAAAACTGATCGGAATCGAATCGGAGTCGCACGAGCGTACGTAAAAGATCTGATCGAACTTCAACTGCTTGGCGTATAAGATCGATCAGCTCGATTGATCGCGGCTGGCTTAATTTGATCGAATTAACACCGAGTAATTTGCGCACTGTCCCGGAGATCAAAACCGCCGGgaacatcgatcgatcggtcgattCCATGGCGTCGTTCTCAGACCTCCCGCCGGACCTGCTCTGCGACTTCAGCGGccgcctccacgccgccgccgacgtcgtccGCTTCCACGCCGTCTGCAGGGACTGGCGCGCCGCGCTCGACTACCGGCAGCCGCGGCCTCACCCACCGCCCGCCCTGCTGCCGTTGCTcctcgcgccggcgccggcgccgacgtcatccgccggcggcggcggcgtgcagtGCCGCTGCGTCTTCTCCAATACGAGCTACCGCGCGCccggcctcgccggccgggACAGGAGGGTGTCGCACGCGGATGGCACCGCCTCGTGGTTCGTCGACGGCCGCTTCGTCGACCTTCTGACCGCCATGAGCgacaccgacgccgccgagcgGTACGAGTGCGACTGGATCGATCATGGAGGCTTCTCCCACCGCAtcgtctccggcgacggcgccttCCACGTGCACCGCCTCTCGGAGGACAAGCACGTCCGGGGCAGGCTGTCTCTCGACGGAGTCACCTGGTGCCCCGGCAAGAAGAGAAACAAATACAGGAGGCGGAGCGCCGGGAGCTGGGTGCCGAAGAGGCTCGGCTCCGTCGACACCGGCCggtgctgcgccgtcgcctaCCACGACGACGCCACCCTGTGCGTGGATCTGAGGAACTGTTACATCTACGAGAAGCACTTGGACCAGCTGGGACACAGGAGCTTCGTGCGGCTGCCCGATGAGCCCGGCAAGGCGCGCCAGTGCAGCTACCTCTTGGAGTTCCGCGGCGAGCTGCTGCTGGCTAGCGTCCTACaggacgccggcggccggcggctgtCGGTGTCGGTGCACGCGCTCGACCTGGACGCGGCCCTGCTCCCTCTGGACTtccagccggcggcggagcaagCGTGGGAGAGGAGGGATAGTGCCGACCTCGGCGACCTCGTCCTCTTCCTGGGCTACCCGGGCAGCTTCGCCGTGGAGGCCGTGCGGTTCCGCGAGGAAGTCCCCGCCGGCAGCGCCTACTTCGTCGTCAAGTCGGAGCCGTGCCGCGTGTACAGGTACAGCTTCgtggacgacgccgccgcggcgacgctGGTGGATACGCTGCCCGCCGGCTGGAACGACGAGAGATGCATGTGGTTCCTGCCCGACCCCATGATCGCACCAGTCAGGCCGCGGGCGAAGACGGctggccacggcggcgagacCCAAGAAGAGGAACAAGCTCCGGGgagccaccggcggcgagaccTGACGATCTACGCCGGCGATCTGCACCCGCGGGTGGACAGCTCCCAGCTGCGCGCAATGTTCAGCAAGCACGGGAGGGTGGCCCGGGCGAGGGTTGCCACCGACAAGTGGGGGCGATCGCGAGAGTACGGGGTCGTGACCATGGCGACGCAGAGTGGCTTCGACAATGCCATTGCTGCCGACGGCGATGCACCGGAAAATGTCTGCACCTACTTGACTTTtcttgtgctgctgctgttggtgAACGATATTACCGCTAGATTTAATAGGTTGATTGTCGCTTggattttctattttcatttCGGTTATATTACACATGTACGTAGATAAGCTATCAAAAGAAGTTTAGTAAATGTAAAATAcagttatttattatatacagAGTATATTactgtccctaaatgtttaataCCGTTCACTTTTTGA is part of the Oryza brachyantha chromosome 2, ObraRS2, whole genome shotgun sequence genome and encodes:
- the LOC102706450 gene encoding expansin-A13; protein product: MVKLADHMRAAASAAAVFSALVVAAVMVGGAGALEPGGWLRAHATFYGGADASGTMGGACGYGNLYAQGYGTRTAALSTALFNGGLACGECYKLVCDRKTDRTWCKPGVSVTITATNFCPPNWNLPSDNGGWCNPPRPHFDMAQPAWEKIGIFRGGIIPVIYQRVPCMKKGGVRFTINGHDYFQLVLLTNVGAAGSIRAMDVRSSSSADWMAMAHNWGAQWHSLAYLTGQGLSFRVTITDGQTLVFPGVVRPGWRFGQTFASNLQFK
- the LOC121053470 gene encoding uncharacterized protein LOC121053470, with the translated sequence MITIRIKTAGNIDRSVDSMASFSDLPPDLLCDFSGRLHAAADVVRFHAVCRDWRAALDYRQPRPHPPPALLPLLLAPAPAPTRVSHADGTASWFVDGRFVDLLTAMSDTDAAERYECDWIDHGGFSHRIVSGDGAFHVHRLSEDKHVRGRLSLDGVTWCPGKKRNKYRRRSAGSWVPKRLGSVDTGRCCAVAYHDDATLCVDLRNCYIYEKHLDQLGHRSFVRLPDEPGKARQCSYLLEFRGELLLASVLQDAGGRRLSVSVHALDLDAALLPLDFQPAAEQAWERRDSADLGDLVLFLGYPGSFAVEAVRFREEVPAGSAYFVVKSEPCRVYRYSFVDDAAAATLVDTLPAGWNDERCMWFLPDPMIAPVRPRAKTAGHGGETQEEEQAPGSHRRRDLTIYAGDLHPRVDSSQLRAMFSKHGRVARARVATDKWGRSREYGVVTMATQSGFDNAIAADGDAPENVCTYLTFLVLLLLVNDITARFNRLIVAWIFYFHFGYITHVRR